DNA sequence from the Ramlibacter agri genome:
GCAGGCGGCGGAGCAGGTGCAGCCCGCGCTGGGCTGGCAGGCAGCGATCGGGAAGCTGCCGCTCGCGCCGGAGCTGCAGGCTTCGGTCGTGCGCGCGGTGTTGCGTCCGGCTGCGCGCCATGCGCCGGGCCTGTTCGCCATCGCGGAGATCCTGGCGGTGGTGCCGCAGCTCGCGGCCCGCGCGGGCCTGCCGCGCGAGCGCTGGGGCGACACCGCGCGGCAAGCGCGCCTGTTCGGCGCGATGCTGGCGCGCGATGGCACCGCGGTGCAGGTGCTGCTGCGGCACTACCTGGGGCGCGTCGACGCCGGCGGCCTGCGCTCGCTCGACCCGGCCCGCCTGCGGCTGGATGCGCAGGCCGGCATCGCCACCGTGACGCCGCTGGCGGATCTGCTGGCCGCCGCGCGCAAGTCGGCGGCGCGGCACAACGAGGTGCCGCCTTTCGTTTGCGTGGCCTTGCAGGTGTCGGCGCCCGGCGCGGCGAACTTGTTCGACGCCGTGTGGAACAGTTTTGCCGCCGCCGCGGAGCGGCTCGTCTTTCCGCGCTTTCTCGCGGCTGCCGGCATCCCGCCCGAGGCCGCGCCCGACTCCGAATACGCGGAGGCGCTGGAACGCCTGGCCGCGCAACGCCGCGCGGATCTCGCCCAGGCCGCTTCGCAGACGTGGCCGCCGGCCGTGGAACAGATCCTCGCCAACCTGCTCACCAGGCGCGAACCAGCAGCGCGTTGAGCACCAGCACCGAAGGATAGGCCGCGACGAAAGCCCAGACGAAGGTGTTGAGCCCCATGAACAGCGCGGTCGCCACATGGAACAGGCCGAAGGCCGCCAGCACCACGGCCAGCACGGCCGGCGGGCCGAACAGGAAGACGGGGAACACGGTCTCCGTCACGATCACGAACCAGCAGAAGGCGATCGGGAACCACAGGCTGGCGCTGGCCAGGCGCGCGGCCAGGTCATGCCCATAGGCCCGCGTGCCCATCACGCCCACCACGGCGCGGCCGCTGCGCCATTCGTAGGACACCAGCTTGGCGACGCCGGCCAGGAAGTACGAGATCGTCAGCTGGCCCGCCACCAGCAGGCAGCCGGCCAGGGCCAGCGCCAGGTCCTGCCATTGCAGGCCCAGCGCCGTGAGCACGCTGCCGCTGGCGACGACCTGCCCCATCTGGTCGGAGCCGTCCTCGCCCAGCCAGTTGCGCAGCTTGAACAGCCAGCCGGTGGCGACCAGGGCGAGCAGCAGGCCGATGCGCGGCCAGCCTGCCAGCGGCAGCAGCAGCGCGACGCCGCAGGCCAGCCGCACCGCCAGCAGCGCCGCCACGCCGCGCGGCCGCTGCAGCGGCGCGAGCAGCGCGCTGCGATGCACCCATTGCGGCCGCAGCGCCATCACGCGCCAGGACAGCAGGCCGTCGTCGCGGAACAGGTCGAAGCGGCTGATCCACTCCGCCGTGCACAGCACGCACCACAGGCCCAGGAGGAAGCAGGTCCAGCTCAGGCCGCGCTCGAAGGGCCCGGCCCCGAACGCGGCGAGAGCCTGTGGAAGCCCGACACGAAGGAAATCCATAGGCGCCTTCCGTCGCGGCCGGCGCTTTCGACCACGGCGAACTGCAGCGCGATCGCGTCCGGGCCGCACGCATGCTGCGTGCTCGCGTAGTGCAGGAGCAGCAGGTAGGGCAGCGAACACTGCACCACCTGTTCCGAAGCCGACCAGCGCCGCAGGCGCTTGATGGCCTGCATCGCGTCCTGCAGGATCTTGCGCGGCCGCTTGGCGGGGTTCCACACCAGGTCGGCGAGCCGGCGGTCCGGGAACAGGCCGACCGGCAGGCACGGCCCCAGAGTGCCGTCGCGGCGCAGTTCGCGCACGACCAGGTGGTAGTCGCGGTAGGCCGGATGCGGCGCGAAGAAGGCCCAGCTCGGAAGCAGCTTGAACGGGTCGCGCCGCGCCACGGCCACCTGCACCGGGCTGTACTGGTAGGCCAGGGTGGCCAGCAGCCAGGCGGCGACGAGGACGCAGGCGATGACGCCGGGCGAAGGCATCGCTGCTTACCCCGCCGACCCGTCCGCGGCTAGCAGCGTGCGGCGCGCCTCCAGCAGTTCCGGCAGCGAGGGCAGGTCCAGCCAGTCCGCGGTACTGCGTGGCGGCCGTGCGCCGGCCGGCTGGCGCTGCGCGGGAGGCGGCGCGCTGCGTGCCTGCAGCGCATCCAGCATCCGGCTGGTGCGGCAAGGCGAAGCCGGTTCGCTGGACACCTGGCCGCGTTCCATCATGGCCTCGACCCGGGCCAGCTCGCTCGCGCTCAGGTGCACGGTGCGCCCTCCATCGGATAGGTCCGGGCGCCGAGTGTCCCTCGGCGCGGCCGCCAGCTCAAGCCCCGCGCGTCACAGCGTGCAGTTGCCTTCGCCGCTGGGCGGCAGGATGCCCCAGTCGAGGACCGTGCCTTCCGGGTTGACCTGGTGCAGCCCGCGGTTGGGCGACCAGGGCAGCCGCCAGTGGCCGCGCATCCGGGCCTCGTCCAGGAAGCCGCGCAGCGCCTGCACCACCTCCGGGCCGGCGCCGGGGTCGCGGATCACGAGCGCGCCGCAGCGGCGCACGTCTTCCGCCGTCACCCAGGCGGCGCGCTGGAAGTAGCCGTCGATGACCACGGCCATCGGCCGCGCGCTGTTGGCCACCACGTTGCCGCCCAGCCAGCTGTCGGTGACCAGGATGCGCAGCGGCGCCTTGTTGAACTGGTGCCAGGTGGCGTTGGCCATGGCGGTCAGCTGGCGGCTCGGGAAGTTCACCCGGCTGTTGAAGTCCAGCAGGCGCAGCGCCCCCGGCGCGAGCAGCGCGCCGTAGACCAGCAGGGCGGCTTGCGCGCAGAGCGCCGCGCGCAGCACGCGCTGCGGCGGCAGCGCCGCCAGCCGGCGCCAGACGTCGATGGCGAGCCAGCCCGCGAACAGGCACAGCGTGCTGCCCCAGCGCGCTTGCAGCTCGGTGCCGGTGAACACGCTGTACATCACGATCATGACCAGGGGCGCCGCGCCGGCGCACCACAGGAAGCGGCGCGAGCCCGTGACCTCGGGGGCGGTGCCGGCAGGCGCACGGCGATGCAGCCAGAACAGCAGCAAGGCCAGCGGCGCCAGGTCCAGGCACTGTTCCAGCACGAACAGTCCCAGGCTGCGCCACCACTCCGACGCCTTCGGGGCCGCGGCGGCGACTTCGGTCGCGTAGTGCAGCGGCGCGGCGCCCGTGCCCGCCAGCCACAGCATGTGCGGGGCGAGCAGCAGCAGCCCGCCCGCGCCCGCGACGGCCAGCCCGGCGACGTTGCGCCTGGTGCGCGCCGAAGGCTCCACCACCAGGTACAGCAGCAGGGCGGACAGCGGCAGCAGCGCGATGTACTTCACCAGCATCGCCGCGGCGGCCGCCAGGCCGAAGACGAACCAGCGCAGCCAGCTGCCGCTGCGCACGGCCAGCCAGAAGGCCAGGGCCGCGGCCACCTGGAAGGGCAGCAGCACGGTGTTGTGGTTGAAGGTGTCAGCCGAAAGGTTGTGCCAGGTCACCAGCGCCGACAGCGCCATGGCCGCCAGCGACTGCAGCGGCGGCATGAACTCGCAGCCCAGGCGCCAGGCCAGCAGCAGCGCCACGCCGGCACAGGCCTGCGCGGCGAAGTAGGTCAGGCTCACGGAGGGACCGAAGGCACCGAGCAACGCGTGCATGATCCAGGACGGCACCGGCGGATGCTTCCAGTAGCCGGCTTCCATCGAGTAGCCCCAGAGCAGCTGCTCCGCGCTGTCCAGTGCCGGTGCATCGCGGGTGAGGGCCAGGCCGGCGCCCCAGAGAAGCGCGGCGCCCAGGGCGACCGCCAGGGCGAGCGCCCAATCGGCGGACGAGGGGCGCTTGTGAAGGTGTTGTGTCATGGGGATCGTTGCCTCGTACGGGCGCAGCGGATCTCCCGCTACACTAGTTACGAAACATTGCAATCACCTATCAATCCGGCCCGCGCCGGCGCCGCGATGCAAATCCTCCTGGTCGAAGACGACGCCACCATCGCCCGCGAACTGGCCTGGCGCTGGCAGGCCCGGAGCTGGGGCGTGCAGGCCTGCGGCACGCTCGAAGCCGCCTGGCGCGCCGTGCAGGACTTGCAGCCGGACGTGGTGGTGCTGGACCTGCACCTGCCGGATGGCGACGGCCTGGACTGGCTGCAGCGCCTGCGCACGCAGGACCGCAACATGCCGGTGATCGCGCTGACCGCGCGCGACGGCGTCAGCGACCGCGTCGAAGGCCTGCGCCGCGGCGCCGACGACTACCTGGTGAAGCCCTTCGCTGCCGAAGAACTCGATGCGCGCATCGAGGCGCTGGAGCGCCGCAGCGCCGCCATGCGCGGCGAGCGCATGGCTTGCGGCCGGCTGGTGCTGCTGGGCGGGGAGGGCCGCGCGCTGGTGGACGGCCGCCCGCTGGAACTGCATCCGCGCGAACTCCAGGTGCTGGGCCTGCTGCTGCGGCGCGCGCCGCGGCTGGTGGCCCGCCGCTTCCTGCTCGACGCCTTGGCGGAACGCAATGAGGAAATGGGCGACACCGCCGTCGATGTCTACGTCTCGCGCCTGCGCCGCAAGATCGCCGGCTCGGGCGCAGCCATCGTCACCGTGCGCGGCTTCGGCTACCGCATCGAGGCGGACGGCGCGTGACGCGGCCGCCCGGACGCTGGCTGCAGCGCGAGCTGCGGCGCCGGCTGATGCTGCCGGTGCTGGCCATCGTGGTGATCAGCGTCGTCGTGAGCGCCTTCAACGCGCACGCGCTGGTGGAGCGCATCTTCGACCGCTGGCTGCTCGATGCGGCGCATTCGCTCGGCTCGCAGGTGCGCTTCCAGGGCGGCCAGGCCAGCGTGCAGCTGTCGCCGCAGTCGGAATCGGTGCTGACCTACGACGTGGTCGACCGCATCTTCTACGAGGTGCTGCAGGACGGCCGGCACGTCGCCGGCCAGCCGGGCCTGCCGCAGCTGGGGCGCAAGGCCACCCGCTACCGCCACAACTCGGAAGCCTTCGATGCCAGCTATGGCGGCATCGACGTGCGCGTCGGCCGGGTGCAGGTGCAGGGTCCGCATGGGGATTCCGCGGTGGTGCTGGTGGCCGAGACGCGGACCAAGCGCGAGCTGGCGCTGCGCGCGCAGGTGCTGGTGTTCGCGCCCGTGGCCATCCTGGCGGTGGTGGCGTGGCTGGTCGTGAGCAGCGCGGTGCGCCGCACGCTGCGGCCGCTGCGGCGCATGGCGCAGGCCTGGAACGACGGCTCGCACACTTCGCTGGAACCGATGGCCACGCAGGACGTGCCGCGCGAGCTGATGCCTTTCGCGGTGGCGCTCAACGACCTGCTGGCCCGGGTGCGCGAACTGCTGCTGCGCGAACGCCACTTCGCGGCGACCGCGGCGCACCAGCTGCGCACGCCGCTGGCCGGCTTGCAGCTGGGGCTGGCGCGCGCCGCCGCCTGCCCGGACCTGGCGAGCACGCGCGCCGCGCTGGACGAACTGGCGTCGTCGACCCAGCGCGCGGCGCGCATGGTGCAGCAGCTGCTGGCGCTCAGCCGGGTCGACCCGGCGGCGCGGGGCGCCATCGAGATGGTCGACGTCGACCTGGTGGCGCTGGCGCGCGAAGTCGGGGAGGCCTACATGGACGCGGCGCAGGCCCGCCACACGACGCTGGAGCTGGACGCCGGCGAGCAGCCGGTACACGTGCAGGGGCAGCCCAGTCTCCTGAGCGAGGCGCTGGGCAACCTGATCGACAACGCGCTGCGCTATACGCCGCCGGGCGGCCGCGTGACGATCTCGGTGCGCCCGGAGCCGCCGGCGCTTGGCGTCGCGGATTCGGGCCCGGGCATTGCCGCCGATGAAACGGACAAGGTGTTCGACCGCTTCGTGCGCGGGCGCGGCATGACCGGCGAGGGCAGCGGCCTCGGCCTGGCCATCGTCAAGGAGATCACGGCGCTGCACCGGGCCGAGATCGTGCTGGGCCGCTCGGAGGAACTCGGCGGCCTTGCCGTGACGCTGCGCTTCCCCGCCGCCTGACGGCGAAATTGCACCAAGGTCCCATTCCGCCGCCCCCAGCCGCTTGCCAGCATGCAGCTCCCACCA
Encoded proteins:
- a CDS encoding response regulator transcription factor; the protein is MQILLVEDDATIARELAWRWQARSWGVQACGTLEAAWRAVQDLQPDVVVLDLHLPDGDGLDWLQRLRTQDRNMPVIALTARDGVSDRVEGLRRGADDYLVKPFAAEELDARIEALERRSAAMRGERMACGRLVLLGGEGRALVDGRPLELHPRELQVLGLLLRRAPRLVARRFLLDALAERNEEMGDTAVDVYVSRLRRKIAGSGAAIVTVRGFGYRIEADGA
- a CDS encoding sensor histidine kinase N-terminal domain-containing protein, with the translated sequence MTRPPGRWLQRELRRRLMLPVLAIVVISVVVSAFNAHALVERIFDRWLLDAAHSLGSQVRFQGGQASVQLSPQSESVLTYDVVDRIFYEVLQDGRHVAGQPGLPQLGRKATRYRHNSEAFDASYGGIDVRVGRVQVQGPHGDSAVVLVAETRTKRELALRAQVLVFAPVAILAVVAWLVVSSAVRRTLRPLRRMAQAWNDGSHTSLEPMATQDVPRELMPFAVALNDLLARVRELLLRERHFAATAAHQLRTPLAGLQLGLARAAACPDLASTRAALDELASSTQRAARMVQQLLALSRVDPAARGAIEMVDVDLVALAREVGEAYMDAAQARHTTLELDAGEQPVHVQGQPSLLSEALGNLIDNALRYTPPGGRVTISVRPEPPALGVADSGPGIAADETDKVFDRFVRGRGMTGEGSGLGLAIVKEITALHRAEIVLGRSEELGGLAVTLRFPAA
- a CDS encoding glycosyltransferase family 39 protein codes for the protein MTQHLHKRPSSADWALALAVALGAALLWGAGLALTRDAPALDSAEQLLWGYSMEAGYWKHPPVPSWIMHALLGAFGPSVSLTYFAAQACAGVALLLAWRLGCEFMPPLQSLAAMALSALVTWHNLSADTFNHNTVLLPFQVAAALAFWLAVRSGSWLRWFVFGLAAAAAMLVKYIALLPLSALLLYLVVEPSARTRRNVAGLAVAGAGGLLLLAPHMLWLAGTGAAPLHYATEVAAAAPKASEWWRSLGLFVLEQCLDLAPLALLLFWLHRRAPAGTAPEVTGSRRFLWCAGAAPLVMIVMYSVFTGTELQARWGSTLCLFAGWLAIDVWRRLAALPPQRVLRAALCAQAALLVYGALLAPGALRLLDFNSRVNFPSRQLTAMANATWHQFNKAPLRILVTDSWLGGNVVANSARPMAVVIDGYFQRAAWVTAEDVRRCGALVIRDPGAGPEVVQALRGFLDEARMRGHWRLPWSPNRGLHQVNPEGTVLDWGILPPSGEGNCTL